A single Marinitoga aeolica DNA region contains:
- the truA gene encoding tRNA pseudouridine(38-40) synthase TruA yields MRRVAAIVAYDGTRFNGFQGQPKVRTVQGEFEKTLKRIFKQKVISWGAGRTDTGVHGYGQVIAFSVPNERMTLKNIKDALNANLPEDIYVREVRNVRDKFSPRHEAKKRIYHYFIYQNDEPNIFLRDRVWWFPYNLNIEKMRKAAKYLEGEHDFTTFKTGNDDRNPVRTIYRIRILKMRNNIILIRVEGHSFLRRMVRNIVGALVKVGTESWEPEYIKEILEAKSRSKAPASAPPQGLYFYSVLF; encoded by the coding sequence ATGAGAAGAGTTGCTGCAATAGTTGCATATGATGGAACTAGATTTAATGGATTTCAAGGACAACCTAAAGTTAGAACTGTTCAAGGTGAGTTTGAAAAAACTTTAAAAAGGATTTTTAAACAAAAAGTAATTTCGTGGGGTGCTGGAAGAACAGATACAGGAGTTCATGGTTATGGACAAGTTATAGCTTTTAGCGTTCCAAATGAAAGAATGACATTAAAAAATATAAAAGATGCCTTGAATGCAAATCTACCTGAAGATATTTATGTTAGGGAAGTTAGAAATGTTCGAGATAAATTCTCTCCACGCCACGAAGCAAAAAAAAGAATTTATCATTATTTCATTTATCAAAATGATGAGCCAAACATATTTTTAAGAGATAGGGTTTGGTGGTTTCCTTATAATTTAAACATAGAGAAAATGAGAAAAGCTGCTAAATATTTAGAAGGGGAACATGATTTTACAACATTTAAAACTGGAAATGATGATAGAAATCCTGTAAGAACAATATATAGAATACGAATTTTAAAAATGAGAAATAATATCATATTGATACGAGTAGAGGGTCATTCGTTTTTGAGAAGAATGGTAAGAAATATTGTAGGTGCTTTAGTAAAGGTAGGGACAGAAAGTTGGGAACCAGAATATATAAAAGAAATTTTAGAAGCAAAAAGTCGTTCCAAAGCTCCAGCATCAGCTCCACCACAAGGATTATACTTTTATTCTGTATTATTTTAA